The Benincasa hispida cultivar B227 chromosome 9, ASM972705v1, whole genome shotgun sequence genome has a segment encoding these proteins:
- the LOC120086203 gene encoding dnaJ homolog subfamily B member 6-like isoform X2 yields MIVPILRFASSDFCKFVDKKKENTSKRNVGRVLWFEGNQMAGEKQKNDDLYAVLGLKKECTEAELKNAYKKLALRWHPDRCSASGDSKFVEEAKKKFQAIQQAYSVLSDANKRLLYDVGVYDSDDDDDDNGMGDFLTEMVAMMDQTKPNENGEESFEKLQELFQEMFNDDMDGFGPNSPTSYFSSSSSSSSYSECSTSSNKRNSSDMNNLNSFQAHVHSFSMGRGGKGGEGSRGRNWRRKR; encoded by the exons ATGATCGTTCCGATTCTTCGTTTTGCAAGTTCCGATTTCTGTAAATTCGTCgacaagaaaaaagaaaacacctCGAAACGAAACGTTGGCCGAGTACTCTggtttgaaggaaatcaaatggCTGGTGAGAAACAGAAAAACGACGATCTGTATGCCGTTTTGGGGTTGAAGAAGGAATGTACTGAAGCCGAGCTTAAAAATGCGTATAAGAAATTGGCTctg AGATGGCATCCGGATCGGTGTTCGGCTTCGGGAGATTCGAAGTTCGTCGAAGAAGCTAAGAAGAAATTTCAAGCTATTCAGCAAGCCTATTCTG TTTTATCGGACGCCAACAAACGGCTGTTGTACGACGTTGGAGTTTATGAtagtgatgatgatgatgatgataac GGCATGGGAGACTTCTTGACCGAAATGGTTGCCATGATGGACCAAACCAAGCCTAAC GAAAACGGAGAAGAAAGCTTCGAAAAACTGCAGGAACTATTCCAAGAAATGTTCAACGACGACATGGACGGTTTCGGACCAAACTCACCGACAAGTTACTTCTCGTCTTCGTCGTCCTCGTCCTCGTACTCCGAATGTTCGACTTCCAGCAACAAGCGAAATTCTTCCGATATGAACAACCTAAACTCATTCCAGGCTCACGTGCACAGCTTCTCCATGGGG AGAGGAGGAAAAGGAGGAGAAGGGAGCAGAGGCAGGAATTGGCGGAGGAAACGTTAG
- the LOC120086203 gene encoding dnaJ homolog subfamily B member 8-like isoform X1: MIVPILRFASSDFCKFVDKKKENTSKRNVGRVLWFEGNQMAGEKQKNDDLYAVLGLKKECTEAELKNAYKKLALRWHPDRCSASGDSKFVEEAKKKFQAIQQAYSVLSDANKRLLYDVGVYDSDDDDDDNGMGDFLTEMVAMMDQTKPNENGEESFEKLQELFQEMFNDDMDGFGPNSPTSYFSSSSSSSSYSECSTSSNKRNSSDMNNLNSFQAHVHSFSMGPKYVIGKNSERRKRRRREQRQELAEETLEEKKAKADNRGIRGFTTCRLSHRRQ, translated from the exons ATGATCGTTCCGATTCTTCGTTTTGCAAGTTCCGATTTCTGTAAATTCGTCgacaagaaaaaagaaaacacctCGAAACGAAACGTTGGCCGAGTACTCTggtttgaaggaaatcaaatggCTGGTGAGAAACAGAAAAACGACGATCTGTATGCCGTTTTGGGGTTGAAGAAGGAATGTACTGAAGCCGAGCTTAAAAATGCGTATAAGAAATTGGCTctg AGATGGCATCCGGATCGGTGTTCGGCTTCGGGAGATTCGAAGTTCGTCGAAGAAGCTAAGAAGAAATTTCAAGCTATTCAGCAAGCCTATTCTG TTTTATCGGACGCCAACAAACGGCTGTTGTACGACGTTGGAGTTTATGAtagtgatgatgatgatgatgataac GGCATGGGAGACTTCTTGACCGAAATGGTTGCCATGATGGACCAAACCAAGCCTAAC GAAAACGGAGAAGAAAGCTTCGAAAAACTGCAGGAACTATTCCAAGAAATGTTCAACGACGACATGGACGGTTTCGGACCAAACTCACCGACAAGTTACTTCTCGTCTTCGTCGTCCTCGTCCTCGTACTCCGAATGTTCGACTTCCAGCAACAAGCGAAATTCTTCCGATATGAACAACCTAAACTCATTCCAGGCTCACGTGCACAGCTTCTCCATGGGG CCTAAATATGTGATTGGAAAAAATTCAGAGAGGAGGAAAAGGAGGAGAAGGGAGCAGAGGCAGGAATTGGCGGAGGAAACGTTAGAAGAGAAAAAGGCAAAGGCAGACAACAGAGGAATTCGCGGATTTACGACATGTCGTCTATCCCACAGAAGACAGTGA